One window from the genome of Comamonas sp. lk encodes:
- a CDS encoding ABC transporter substrate-binding protein, whose protein sequence is MMFKKVAIAAATVAAGMGALMASPAAMAQEQFVPLLVYRTGQFAPLGIPWADGKQDYLKLINAKGGINGVKIKFEECETAYDTAKGVECYERLKGKDGGASGFDTQSTGITFAVTDKAVGDKIPVVTPGYGLSQSADGKVFEWNFPLLGNYWTAADSMIQDILKKEKGNLKGKKIALVYHDSPYGKEPIPLLEKRAAKEGFELIKLPVTAPGVEQKSTWLQIRQNRPDYVLLWSAGVMTPTAVREAQATGYPREKMYAIWWGGSDHDVKDIGAGAKGYNTVTIHNTAERDKVHDEVKAQVYDKNQGTAKDAKELGQLAHTRGMMISMLQVEAIRTAQEKFGKGKVMSPEQVRWGLENLNLTQARLNELGFGKIIRPFKTSCDNHLGADWARIATWDGAKFTVTSDWYQSDKTLIDPLVKEYADKYAKEKNVKVRTCTP, encoded by the coding sequence ATGATGTTCAAGAAAGTTGCGATTGCCGCTGCTACCGTCGCCGCTGGCATGGGCGCCCTGATGGCGTCGCCTGCGGCCATGGCCCAGGAACAGTTTGTGCCTTTGCTGGTCTACCGCACCGGCCAGTTCGCACCTCTGGGTATCCCATGGGCCGACGGCAAACAGGATTACCTCAAGCTCATCAACGCCAAGGGCGGCATCAACGGCGTGAAGATCAAGTTCGAGGAATGCGAAACCGCTTATGACACGGCCAAGGGCGTGGAATGCTACGAGCGCCTGAAAGGCAAGGACGGCGGCGCTTCGGGCTTTGACACCCAGTCCACCGGCATCACCTTTGCCGTGACGGACAAGGCCGTGGGCGACAAGATTCCCGTCGTCACGCCCGGCTATGGTCTGTCGCAATCGGCAGACGGCAAGGTGTTCGAGTGGAACTTCCCGCTGCTGGGCAACTACTGGACCGCCGCAGACTCCATGATTCAGGACATTCTGAAGAAGGAAAAAGGCAACCTCAAGGGCAAGAAGATCGCCCTGGTCTATCACGACTCGCCTTATGGCAAGGAACCCATTCCACTGTTGGAAAAGCGCGCTGCCAAGGAAGGCTTTGAGTTGATCAAGCTGCCCGTGACGGCACCTGGCGTGGAGCAGAAATCCACCTGGCTGCAGATTCGCCAGAACCGCCCCGACTATGTGCTGCTGTGGTCTGCCGGCGTGATGACCCCCACGGCCGTGCGCGAAGCCCAGGCCACCGGCTACCCCCGCGAGAAGATGTACGCCATCTGGTGGGGCGGCTCCGACCATGACGTCAAAGACATCGGTGCCGGCGCCAAGGGCTACAACACCGTGACCATCCACAACACGGCCGAGCGCGACAAGGTGCATGACGAAGTCAAGGCCCAGGTCTACGACAAGAACCAGGGCACGGCCAAGGATGCCAAGGAGCTGGGCCAGCTGGCACATACCCGCGGCATGATGATTTCCATGCTGCAGGTCGAAGCCATTCGCACCGCGCAGGAAAAATTCGGCAAGGGCAAGGTCATGAGCCCCGAGCAAGTGCGCTGGGGCCTGGAAAACCTGAACCTGACCCAGGCCCGCCTCAACGAGCTGGGCTTTGGCAAGATCATCCGCCCCTTCAAGACCAGCTGTGACAACCACCTGGGTGCCGACTGGGCGCGCATTGCTACCTGGGACGGCGCCAAGTTCACCGTGACTTCCGACTGGTACCAGTCCGACAAGACCTTGATCGATCCGCTGGTCAAGGAATATGCGGACAAGTACGCCAAGGAGAAGAACGTCAAGGTGAGGACCTGCACCCCCTGA
- a CDS encoding ABC transporter ATP-binding protein: protein MTDSPHTVSTSAAAAPLVEVNGIEVIYNHVILVLKGVSLQVPHQSIVALLGGNGAGKTTTLRAISNLLKGERGEVTKGGITLEGEQIQNLSPAELVKRGVVQVMEGRHCFAHLTIEENLMTGSYTRTDKGEIAANLEKVYNYFPRLKTRRTSQAAYTSGGEQQMCAIGRALMSNPRMVLLDEPSMGLAPQIVDEVFHIVKDLNSKEKVTFLLAEQNTNMALKYADYGYIMESGRIVMDGKASDLASNEDVKEFYLGVGGGERKSFKDVKSYKRRKRWLA from the coding sequence ATGACCGATTCCCCACACACAGTTTCCACCTCTGCCGCAGCCGCGCCGCTGGTGGAGGTCAATGGCATCGAGGTCATCTACAACCATGTGATCCTGGTGCTCAAAGGCGTCTCGCTGCAGGTGCCCCACCAGAGCATCGTGGCCTTGCTGGGCGGCAACGGCGCGGGCAAGACCACCACGCTGCGGGCGATCTCCAATCTGCTCAAGGGCGAGCGCGGCGAAGTCACCAAAGGCGGCATCACCCTGGAAGGCGAGCAGATCCAGAATCTCTCCCCGGCCGAGCTGGTCAAGCGCGGCGTGGTTCAGGTCATGGAAGGGCGCCACTGCTTTGCCCACCTGACGATTGAAGAAAACCTGATGACCGGCAGCTACACCCGCACAGACAAGGGCGAGATCGCCGCCAATCTGGAAAAGGTCTACAACTATTTCCCGCGCCTCAAGACCCGCCGTACCAGCCAGGCTGCCTATACCTCGGGCGGTGAGCAGCAGATGTGTGCCATCGGCCGCGCCCTGATGAGCAACCCTCGCATGGTGCTGCTCGATGAGCCCTCCATGGGTCTGGCGCCGCAGATCGTCGATGAGGTGTTTCACATCGTCAAAGACCTCAACAGCAAGGAAAAAGTCACCTTCCTGCTGGCCGAGCAGAACACCAATATGGCGCTCAAATACGCCGACTATGGCTACATCATGGAAAGCGGCCGCATCGTGATGGACGGCAAGGCCAGCGATCTGGCCAGCAACGAAGACGTCAAGGAGTTCTACCTGGGCGTGGGCGGCGGCGAGCGCAAGAGCTTCAAGGATGTGAAGAGCTACAAGCGCCGCAAGCGCTGGCTGGCCTGA
- a CDS encoding AMP-binding protein, producing MSHFYDALETRSPEQREAELMARLPEQIAHAQRHSGAFAELLKGVDASRINSRAALAQLPVTRKSELLERQAAQRPQQIFGGFNAIATGHDMPRVFASPGPIYEPESRRSDYWRMARAMYAAGFRTGELVHNCFSYHFVPAGSMMETGAHALGCTVFAGGTGQTEQQVQAMLDLQPAAYVGTPSFLKIIVEKSLEMGIQLTSLSKAMVSGEAFPPSLCAWMRDHGIDAYQCYGTADLGLIAYETSAREGLVLDEGVIVEIVRPGTSDPVAEGEVGELVVTTLNPDYPLIRFGTGDLSAYLPGQCPTGRTNARIKGWMGRADQTTKVRGMFVHAKQVAEVVKRFPQIAKARLVVTGEMANDQMQLLVETTETAPGFALQVIDALREVTKLRGEVQMVAPGSLPNDGKVVEDARSYR from the coding sequence ATGAGCCACTTCTACGATGCCCTGGAAACCCGCAGCCCGGAGCAGCGCGAAGCCGAGCTGATGGCGCGCCTGCCCGAACAGATCGCGCATGCCCAGCGGCATTCCGGCGCGTTTGCCGAGCTGCTCAAAGGCGTGGATGCCAGCCGCATCAACAGCCGCGCCGCACTGGCCCAGCTGCCCGTCACGCGCAAAAGCGAGCTGCTGGAGCGCCAGGCCGCACAGCGGCCCCAGCAAATCTTTGGCGGCTTCAACGCCATTGCCACCGGCCACGACATGCCGCGCGTGTTTGCCAGCCCCGGTCCGATTTACGAACCCGAAAGCCGTCGCAGCGATTACTGGCGCATGGCCCGCGCCATGTATGCCGCAGGCTTTCGCACCGGCGAGTTGGTTCACAACTGTTTTTCCTACCACTTCGTGCCTGCAGGCTCGATGATGGAAACCGGCGCCCACGCCCTGGGCTGCACGGTGTTTGCCGGCGGCACCGGCCAGACCGAGCAGCAGGTGCAGGCCATGCTCGATCTGCAGCCCGCCGCCTATGTGGGCACGCCCAGCTTTCTCAAGATCATTGTGGAGAAGTCCCTGGAGATGGGCATCCAGCTGACCAGCCTGAGCAAGGCCATGGTCAGCGGCGAGGCCTTTCCGCCTTCGCTATGCGCCTGGATGCGCGATCACGGCATCGATGCCTATCAGTGTTACGGCACGGCCGACCTGGGCTTGATTGCCTACGAAACCAGCGCCCGCGAAGGCCTGGTGCTTGATGAAGGCGTGATCGTGGAAATCGTGCGCCCAGGTACCAGCGACCCGGTGGCCGAGGGCGAGGTGGGCGAGCTGGTCGTCACCACGCTCAACCCCGACTATCCGCTGATCCGCTTCGGCACAGGCGACCTCTCTGCCTATCTGCCCGGCCAGTGCCCCACGGGCCGCACCAACGCCCGCATCAAGGGCTGGATGGGCCGCGCCGATCAGACCACCAAGGTGCGCGGCATGTTTGTGCATGCCAAGCAGGTGGCCGAGGTCGTCAAACGCTTTCCGCAGATAGCCAAGGCCAGGCTGGTGGTCACCGGCGAGATGGCCAACGACCAGATGCAGTTGCTGGTGGAAACCACGGAAACCGCACCCGGCTTTGCCCTGCAAGTGATCGATGCCCTGCGCGAAGTGACCAAGCTGCGCGGCGAGGTGCAGATGGTGGCGCCTGGCAGTCTGCCCAATGACGGCAAGGTGGTGGAGGACGCCCGCTCCTACCGGTAA
- a CDS encoding tripartite tricarboxylate transporter substrate-binding protein, with the protein MKTYFKIATVALAAAAAMSSHADTYPVAGKTITIIVPFTAGGPTDKVARDLAESMRKQLGNATIVIDNADGAGSTIGIGKAARARNDGYTLLLTHIAMSTIPTLYRKLPFNVLNDFEYAGIINDVPMTLIGRPTLPAKNFAEVKDWVGKNQGKVNLANAGIGSASHLCGLMFQAALQNDMTPVPYKGAAPAIADLMGNQVDLLCDQTTNTTSQIAAKKVQAYAVTTAKPLTTPALKDLPTLQSLGLKDFNVTIWHGLYAPKGTPAEVVQKINEAMKTSLKDPEFIKRQEALGAVIATDDRINPAGHKKFVEAEIAKWGKVIKAAGTYAD; encoded by the coding sequence ATGAAGACTTATTTCAAAATTGCCACCGTGGCTCTGGCTGCTGCGGCCGCCATGAGCAGCCATGCCGACACCTATCCTGTCGCTGGCAAAACGATCACCATCATTGTTCCGTTCACCGCCGGCGGCCCCACCGACAAGGTGGCCCGCGACCTGGCCGAGTCCATGCGCAAGCAACTGGGCAATGCCACCATCGTGATCGACAACGCCGACGGCGCCGGCAGCACCATCGGCATCGGCAAGGCCGCTCGCGCCAGGAACGATGGCTACACGCTGCTGCTGACGCACATCGCCATGTCCACCATCCCGACGCTGTATCGCAAGCTGCCCTTCAATGTGCTCAACGACTTCGAGTACGCCGGCATCATCAACGATGTGCCCATGACGCTCATCGGCCGCCCCACCCTGCCCGCCAAGAACTTCGCTGAAGTCAAGGACTGGGTCGGCAAGAACCAGGGCAAGGTGAACCTGGCCAACGCCGGCATCGGTTCCGCCTCCCACCTCTGCGGTCTGATGTTCCAGGCGGCCCTGCAAAACGATATGACGCCTGTGCCTTACAAGGGTGCAGCTCCTGCAATTGCCGATCTGATGGGCAACCAGGTCGATCTGCTGTGCGACCAGACCACCAACACCACGTCGCAGATCGCCGCCAAAAAGGTGCAGGCCTATGCCGTGACCACCGCCAAGCCTCTGACCACGCCGGCACTCAAGGATCTGCCCACGCTGCAATCCCTGGGCCTGAAGGACTTCAACGTCACCATCTGGCACGGCCTGTACGCCCCCAAGGGCACGCCTGCCGAAGTGGTGCAGAAGATCAACGAAGCCATGAAGACTTCGCTCAAGGATCCCGAGTTCATCAAGCGCCAGGAAGCCCTGGGCGCCGTGATCGCTACGGATGACCGCATCAACCCCGCCGGCCACAAGAAGTTTGTGGAAGCCGAAATCGCCAAGTGGGGCAAGGTCATCAAGGCTGCCGGCACCTACGCCGACTGA
- a CDS encoding DUF1840 domain-containing protein → MLYKFKSRATADLIMLEANGRQVLEIMGKPLEAHGIVTVEQIPAAIAALEAAVAEDAARRAATGADDADEAEEDTSSSGAKDGVSLGRRVAPLVEMLRRSAAEGREVTW, encoded by the coding sequence ATGCTCTACAAATTCAAATCGCGCGCTACCGCAGATCTCATCATGCTGGAAGCCAATGGCCGTCAGGTGCTGGAAATCATGGGCAAGCCGCTAGAGGCGCACGGTATTGTCACCGTGGAGCAGATTCCTGCCGCGATTGCGGCGCTGGAAGCCGCCGTGGCCGAGGATGCGGCCCGCCGTGCCGCCACCGGTGCGGACGATGCCGATGAAGCTGAGGAAGACACGAGCTCGTCGGGTGCCAAGGACGGCGTGAGTCTGGGGCGGCGCGTGGCGCCGCTGGTGGAGATGCTGCGCCGCAGCGCCGCCGAAGGCCGGGAGGTGACCTGGTAG
- a CDS encoding class I SAM-dependent methyltransferase encodes MKNLLSTLESHLATLPVTTSVQLSSGERIGPDNSAVQLSFRSPKALAALADGQIGSVGAAIVEGWVDVKGRARDIMAVATGLLQGNPVELAPTWLEQSVSKAKSLAMHTLTRDAEQIQFHYDLSDEFYALWLDPRRVYSCAYYRDLSMSLAQAQEAKLDHICKKLQLQPGERFWDIGSGWGGLIFWAAENYGVQAHGITLSRNQFEYVQRKIEAKGLQGRVTVELRDYRQMDGVPPFDKIGSVGMFEHVGSAHLAEYFQTIYQMLQPGGMALVHGITAGGVNNGEVGAGIGGFINRYIFPGGELMHISRVLHDLGKSGLEMVDVENLRPHYARTLWAWSDSLEAQLAQAQSILTTQYDADRAARALRAYRLYLAGCAMGFEHGWVALHQMLCIKPDGDLQHGVMPGAQSRYAFNREYIYR; translated from the coding sequence ATGAAAAACCTGTTAAGCACATTGGAATCGCATCTGGCCACGCTGCCAGTGACCACTTCTGTGCAGCTATCCTCCGGGGAACGCATAGGCCCGGACAACAGTGCGGTTCAGCTGAGCTTTCGCTCTCCCAAGGCGCTGGCGGCACTGGCTGACGGGCAGATTGGCTCGGTGGGAGCGGCCATCGTGGAAGGCTGGGTCGATGTCAAAGGCCGTGCACGCGACATCATGGCCGTCGCTACGGGGCTGCTGCAGGGCAACCCTGTGGAGCTGGCGCCGACCTGGCTGGAGCAGTCCGTCTCCAAGGCCAAGTCGCTGGCCATGCACACGCTCACGCGGGATGCCGAGCAAATCCAGTTTCACTACGATCTCTCCGACGAGTTCTATGCGCTGTGGCTGGACCCGAGGCGGGTCTATTCCTGCGCCTACTACCGGGACTTGAGCATGAGTCTGGCGCAGGCCCAGGAAGCCAAGCTCGATCACATCTGCAAAAAACTGCAGCTGCAGCCCGGTGAACGCTTCTGGGACATAGGCTCGGGCTGGGGCGGTCTGATCTTCTGGGCAGCGGAAAACTATGGCGTGCAAGCCCATGGCATTACCTTGTCGCGCAACCAGTTCGAGTACGTGCAGCGCAAGATCGAAGCCAAAGGCCTGCAAGGCCGTGTGACGGTGGAGTTGCGCGACTACCGGCAGATGGACGGCGTGCCGCCTTTTGACAAGATTGGCTCGGTAGGCATGTTCGAGCATGTGGGCAGCGCCCATCTGGCCGAGTATTTTCAAACCATCTACCAGATGCTCCAGCCCGGCGGCATGGCCTTGGTGCACGGCATCACGGCCGGGGGCGTGAACAATGGCGAGGTGGGCGCCGGGATTGGCGGCTTCATCAACCGCTACATCTTTCCGGGCGGGGAGTTGATGCACATCAGCCGCGTGCTGCACGACCTGGGGAAAAGCGGGCTGGAGATGGTGGACGTGGAGAATCTGCGCCCCCACTATGCGCGCACGCTCTGGGCCTGGTCCGACAGTCTGGAAGCCCAGCTAGCGCAGGCGCAAAGCATTCTGACGACCCAGTACGATGCTGACAGGGCGGCCAGGGCCTTGCGTGCCTATCGCCTGTATCTGGCCGGTTGTGCCATGGGCTTCGAGCACGGCTGGGTGGCTTTGCATCAGATGCTGTGCATCAAGCCCGACGGCGATCTGCAGCATGGCGTGATGCCGGGTGCACAGAGCCGCTATGCTTTCAACCGCGAATACATCTACCGCTGA
- a CDS encoding aminopeptidase — translation MRKDQSVVSRTGLGGLVVFVAMLVFTLTLGGCSSLGFYWQGFRGQVQIMHAAQPIPDWLQQEDLAPALRQRLQAAQKMREFASDTLQLPRNSSYTRYAALQRSHAVWNVVAAPVDSLELHRWCFPIAGCVGYRGYFDPADARAQADELARQGLEVNVYGVPAYSTLGYLNWLGGDPLLSTFVNWQEGDFAGLLFHELAHQLLYVADDTAFNESFASTVEKIGTPLWLEGHASATTQKRWQQAQARRQQWQALTLQTRQALLNIYQQNKAQAIDAQALEAMKTEEFSSFRQKYALLRAQWLGQDQPLLTTPALRETYLQRLQQSDDWVRNANNASFGALAAYDDWVPAFTALWQQTQAQAISPEQGWQAFYAQVGRLAELPPEQRHEQLCQYLPRGTGKHLDC, via the coding sequence ATGCGCAAAGACCAGAGTGTAGTCAGCCGCACCGGCTTGGGTGGTCTGGTCGTGTTTGTCGCGATGCTGGTATTCACGCTGACACTGGGCGGTTGCTCCAGTCTGGGCTTTTACTGGCAGGGCTTTCGCGGCCAGGTGCAGATCATGCATGCTGCCCAGCCCATACCCGACTGGCTGCAGCAAGAGGACCTGGCGCCGGCCCTGCGCCAGCGCCTGCAAGCGGCACAGAAGATGCGCGAGTTTGCCAGCGACACGCTGCAACTGCCCCGCAACAGCAGCTACACCCGCTATGCCGCGCTGCAGCGCAGCCACGCGGTATGGAATGTGGTGGCGGCACCGGTCGACAGTCTGGAGCTGCACCGCTGGTGCTTTCCCATAGCCGGTTGCGTGGGGTATAGAGGCTATTTCGACCCGGCCGATGCCAGGGCCCAGGCCGACGAGCTGGCCCGCCAGGGCCTGGAAGTCAATGTCTATGGCGTTCCCGCCTATTCCACGCTGGGCTATCTGAACTGGCTGGGCGGCGATCCGCTGCTGAGCACCTTTGTGAACTGGCAGGAAGGCGACTTCGCCGGCCTGCTGTTTCACGAGCTGGCACATCAGCTGCTGTATGTGGCCGATGACACGGCTTTCAATGAGTCCTTTGCCAGCACGGTGGAGAAAATCGGCACGCCGCTGTGGCTGGAAGGCCATGCCAGCGCGACCACCCAAAAGCGCTGGCAGCAAGCCCAGGCACGCAGACAGCAGTGGCAGGCGCTGACGTTGCAGACCCGCCAGGCCTTGCTGAACATTTACCAGCAAAACAAGGCTCAAGCGATTGATGCACAAGCGCTGGAAGCTATGAAAACAGAAGAATTTTCAAGCTTTCGCCAGAAATATGCCCTGTTGCGCGCCCAATGGCTGGGCCAGGACCAGCCTCTGCTGACCACGCCGGCCCTGCGCGAGACCTATCTGCAGCGCCTGCAGCAAAGCGATGACTGGGTGCGCAATGCCAACAATGCCAGCTTTGGCGCCCTGGCGGCCTACGACGACTGGGTTCCCGCTTTCACCGCGCTATGGCAGCAGACGCAAGCGCAGGCCATATCGCCAGAGCAAGGCTGGCAGGCGTTTTATGCACAGGTAGGCCGGCTGGCAGAACTACCGCCAGAGCAGCGCCATGAGCAGCTGTGCCAATACCTACCTCGCGGCACGGGAAAACACCTAGATTGCTGA
- a CDS encoding phosphoethanolamine--lipid A transferase, whose protein sequence is MSRPYPAPHFTHASSLPSSPTAERRALSPQTVVLLLSAWITLTANWALWLRLPTLDGYNGSLAVLALRALPLVFFATSLLLSLTAWPRWMKPVWLLLLLIAACSQYFMVEYGTIMDRGMINNIVQTDVRESADLFNPKLLLQIAVIVGLPALWLYKQPIRSSRTAGRTLMRTLVLALTSAALLAGSVFISYRELAPVVRNNLWLRFMFNPVNPVLATVDAGLKPLLHKPRPFKSITGGVALGASYAQAGNKPPLFVLVVGETARSANFSLNGYARQTNPDLAQRNVLSWRNATSCGTSTRESVPCMFSSLGREAFYAAKEDHDNLLDVLQAAGLAVLWVDNQAGCKGVCQRIPNASTADRVSTPDGKALCSSDGECLDGILLSGLDERIAQLNPERRAKGVVLVMHQMGSHGPAYYKRATAETKLFKPECDTNALSSCAQQTVINAYDNSIRYTDHFLAQTIDWLKTRQSQYQTGLFYMSDHGESLGEMGIYLHGMPYAMAPNEQKHVPMIAWLGESHGLGARTQISQACLRKGLDQAVSHDNLYHTVLGLMDVQSPSYQKPLDAMAACRNAG, encoded by the coding sequence ATGTCCCGGCCCTATCCTGCTCCCCACTTCACACACGCCAGCTCGCTTCCGTCATCTCCGACTGCGGAGCGTCGTGCGCTTTCTCCCCAAACCGTGGTCCTGCTGCTGTCAGCCTGGATCACCTTGACCGCCAACTGGGCGCTCTGGCTGCGCCTGCCCACGCTGGATGGCTACAACGGCAGCCTTGCCGTGCTGGCTCTTCGCGCCCTGCCGCTGGTGTTTTTTGCCACCTCGCTGCTCTTGAGCCTGACGGCCTGGCCGCGCTGGATGAAGCCGGTCTGGCTGCTGTTGCTGCTGATTGCCGCCTGCTCCCAATACTTCATGGTGGAGTACGGCACCATCATGGACCGGGGCATGATCAACAACATTGTGCAGACCGACGTCCGCGAGAGTGCCGACCTGTTCAACCCCAAATTGCTGCTGCAGATTGCCGTGATCGTGGGTCTTCCGGCGCTGTGGCTGTACAAGCAACCCATACGCAGCAGCCGGACTGCGGGCCGCACTCTGATGCGTACCCTGGTGCTGGCCTTGACGTCTGCAGCCTTGCTGGCGGGCAGCGTCTTCATCTCCTACCGGGAACTGGCCCCGGTGGTGCGCAACAATCTGTGGCTGCGTTTCATGTTCAACCCCGTGAATCCGGTGCTGGCCACGGTGGATGCAGGACTCAAGCCTTTGCTGCACAAACCCCGCCCCTTCAAGAGCATTACCGGCGGCGTGGCCCTGGGCGCCAGCTATGCACAGGCGGGCAACAAGCCCCCGCTCTTCGTTCTGGTGGTGGGTGAGACGGCCCGCTCGGCCAACTTCAGCCTCAACGGCTATGCCCGTCAGACCAATCCCGATCTGGCCCAGCGCAATGTGCTGAGCTGGCGCAACGCAACTTCCTGCGGCACCAGTACCCGCGAATCCGTGCCCTGCATGTTCTCCAGCCTGGGGCGCGAGGCCTTCTACGCCGCCAAGGAAGATCACGACAATCTGCTCGATGTGCTGCAGGCCGCAGGCCTAGCCGTGCTGTGGGTGGACAACCAGGCGGGCTGCAAAGGCGTGTGCCAACGCATACCGAATGCCAGCACCGCCGATCGCGTGAGTACCCCCGACGGCAAAGCCCTGTGCAGCAGCGATGGCGAATGCCTGGACGGCATCTTGCTCAGCGGTCTGGACGAACGCATCGCCCAGCTGAACCCCGAGCGCCGCGCCAAGGGCGTGGTGCTGGTCATGCACCAGATGGGCAGCCACGGCCCGGCCTACTACAAGCGTGCCACGGCCGAGACCAAGCTCTTCAAGCCCGAGTGCGACACCAATGCGCTCTCCAGCTGCGCACAGCAAACCGTGATCAATGCCTATGACAACTCCATACGCTACACCGATCACTTTCTGGCGCAGACCATAGACTGGCTCAAGACCCGCCAAAGCCAGTACCAGACCGGCCTGTTCTACATGTCCGACCATGGCGAATCGCTGGGCGAGATGGGTATTTATCTGCACGGCATGCCCTATGCCATGGCGCCCAACGAGCAAAAGCATGTGCCCATGATTGCCTGGCTGGGCGAGAGCCATGGCCTGGGCGCGCGCACCCAGATCTCGCAAGCCTGCCTGCGCAAGGGACTGGATCAGGCGGTCTCGCACGACAACCTGTATCACACGGTGCTGGGCCTGATGGATGTGCAAAGCCCCAGCTACCAAAAGCCGCTGGATGCCATGGCCGCCTGCCGAAACGCCGGTTGA
- a CDS encoding ABC transporter permease: MHGKTAERWAPWVLLLLIVLLWQVVCSAFEISEFIFPSPWAIGHQLVEFGSIIAVHAWRTYWVTMAGFGLAIVVGVLLGFLIGSSRLAYAAFYPLMTAFNALPKAAFVPILVVWFGIGAGPAILTAFLISFFPIMVNIATGLATLEPELEDVLRVLGAKRWDVLIKVGLPRSMPYFYGSLKVAITLAFVGTTVSEMTAANEGIGYLLVSAGSSMQMGLAFAGLLVVGAMAMVMYELFNAVEKRTTGWARRGSQGE; this comes from the coding sequence ATGCACGGAAAAACCGCAGAACGCTGGGCACCCTGGGTGCTTTTGCTGCTGATCGTTCTGCTCTGGCAGGTGGTCTGCTCGGCGTTCGAGATTTCTGAATTCATCTTCCCCAGTCCCTGGGCCATAGGCCATCAGCTGGTGGAGTTTGGCTCCATCATCGCCGTCCATGCCTGGCGCACTTACTGGGTGACCATGGCCGGTTTTGGTCTGGCGATTGTGGTGGGTGTGCTGCTGGGCTTTCTGATCGGCTCTTCGCGTCTGGCCTACGCGGCCTTCTATCCGCTGATGACGGCTTTCAATGCCTTGCCCAAGGCGGCTTTTGTGCCGATTCTGGTGGTCTGGTTCGGCATTGGTGCGGGGCCGGCGATTTTGACGGCGTTTCTGATCAGCTTTTTCCCCATCATGGTCAACATCGCCACCGGTCTGGCCACGCTGGAGCCCGAGCTGGAAGATGTGTTGCGCGTGCTGGGGGCCAAGCGCTGGGATGTGCTGATCAAGGTGGGCTTGCCGCGTTCCATGCCGTATTTTTACGGCTCGCTCAAGGTGGCCATCACCCTGGCTTTTGTGGGCACGACCGTCAGCGAGATGACGGCAGCCAACGAGGGCATCGGCTATCTGCTGGTCTCCGCCGGTTCGTCCATGCAGATGGGGTTGGCGTTTGCCGGCCTGCTGGTGGTGGGCGCCATGGCCATGGTGATGTATGAGCTGTTCAATGCCGTGGAAAAACGCACCACGGGCTGGGCACGCAGAGGCTCACAAGGCGAGTAA
- a CDS encoding ABC transporter ATP-binding protein, translating to MKPSLSDTDAPFVEFKDVWLAYNEQLLQANHFAVEAIDLQVQRGEFIAIVGPSGCGKSTFMKLTTGLKMPSMGRITVDGQRVTGPLKISGMAFQSSSLLPWRTTLDNVLLPLEIVEPHRSQFKQKRKEYEARAVALLAKVGLAGYENKFPWQLSGGMQQRASICRALIHEPQMLLLDEPFGALDAFTREELWCILRDLQAEQKFNVILVTHDLRESVFLADTVYVMSKSPGRFVVRRDIELPRPRDLEVTYSSEFSDIVYELRGHIGALRKNTAAAGAVINQ from the coding sequence ATGAAACCATCACTCTCGGATACCGACGCGCCCTTTGTGGAGTTCAAGGACGTCTGGCTGGCCTACAACGAGCAATTGCTGCAGGCCAATCACTTTGCGGTGGAGGCCATCGATCTGCAGGTCCAACGTGGCGAGTTCATTGCCATCGTCGGCCCCTCGGGTTGCGGCAAGTCCACCTTCATGAAACTCACCACCGGGCTGAAGATGCCCTCCATGGGCCGCATCACGGTCGATGGCCAGCGCGTCACCGGGCCGCTCAAGATCTCGGGCATGGCGTTTCAGTCCTCGTCGCTGCTGCCCTGGCGCACCACGCTGGATAACGTGCTGCTGCCGCTGGAAATCGTGGAGCCGCACCGCTCGCAGTTCAAGCAAAAGCGCAAGGAATACGAAGCCCGCGCCGTGGCCTTGCTGGCCAAGGTGGGGCTGGCCGGGTACGAGAACAAGTTTCCCTGGCAGCTGTCGGGCGGCATGCAGCAGCGGGCCAGCATTTGCCGGGCCCTGATTCATGAGCCGCAGATGCTGCTGCTCGACGAGCCTTTTGGTGCACTGGATGCCTTCACGCGCGAGGAGCTGTGGTGCATTTTGCGAGACCTGCAGGCCGAGCAGAAGTTCAATGTGATCCTGGTCACCCACGATCTGCGCGAAAGCGTTTTTCTGGCCGACACCGTGTATGTGATGAGCAAGAGTCCCGGCCGCTTTGTGGTGCGCCGAGACATCGAACTGCCCCGGCCGCGAGACCTGGAAGTGACCTATTCCAGCGAATTCTCGGACATCGTCTATGAGCTGCGCGGCCACATCGGTGCCTTGCGCAAAAACACCGCCGCCGCCGGCGCTGTCATCAACCAATAA